From a single Stackebrandtia endophytica genomic region:
- a CDS encoding nitroreductase family protein encodes MTKLPTIAAPRFHIAPEDGLGRAESFARTMATRRTVRDFSSDPIDPRIITEAIRAAATAPSGANVQPWRFVVVTDPEVKSRIRVAAEEEEREFYSRRASDEWLQALAPLGTDDQKPFLEDAPALIVVFEVHKGETEPRPYYVKESVGIAVGFLLATLHQAGLATLTHTPSPMRFLAELCGRPANERPFVLIPVGYPAADAEVPDITRKPLPEVLVQR; translated from the coding sequence ATGACGAAGCTGCCCACGATCGCGGCTCCCCGGTTTCACATCGCCCCCGAGGACGGCCTCGGCCGCGCCGAATCCTTCGCGCGGACCATGGCGACCCGACGTACCGTTCGCGACTTCTCCTCCGACCCGATAGATCCGCGCATCATCACCGAGGCGATCCGGGCCGCCGCGACCGCACCCAGTGGCGCCAACGTGCAGCCGTGGCGGTTCGTGGTGGTCACCGATCCCGAGGTCAAGTCCCGGATCCGCGTCGCCGCCGAGGAGGAGGAACGGGAGTTCTACTCCCGCCGTGCCAGTGACGAGTGGCTACAGGCGTTGGCGCCGTTGGGAACCGATGACCAGAAGCCGTTCCTGGAGGACGCCCCGGCGTTGATCGTGGTGTTCGAGGTGCACAAGGGAGAGACCGAGCCCCGGCCCTACTACGTCAAGGAGTCGGTGGGCATCGCGGTGGGTTTCCTGTTGGCCACACTGCATCAAGCCGGCCTGGCCACCCTGACCCACACTCCGAGCCCGATGCGGTTCCTGGCGGAGTTGTGCGGTCGCCCCGCCAACGAACGCCCCTTCGTGTTGATCCCGGTCGGCTATCCGGCTGCCGACGCCGAGGTCCCCGACATCACCCGCAAGCCGTTGCCCGAGGTCCTCGTCCAGCGCTGA
- a CDS encoding trypsin-like serine peptidase yields MKRTTVMVAVLAVVGAAAIATPLLLGPMAEADQPEQTPNQISREAETGVLEIGTIEEVGTTLSYLTSSKQVLTYPEAEYVKVHFSRLELMPGDYVTVSDPEGTESHRYESNEVEWATSISGDTAVVELHSTSGVVSDVLSRYGISVDKVARGFSTGELAQRAKERQRTESVCGQDDQLDAVCYQSDEPKIYKNSAPVARLLIGGTTLCTAFRIGEENRMLTNNHCFENNSQARSTEVWFNYSCEECGSGTVGTVTKVRGEKVLDTDRTYDYTLFTVDDFKAVKKFGHLNLATRQARAGEELYIPQHPGGAPTQIALNSDADGGACRVEDPTFDGYAYDSDVSYYCDTAFGSSGSPVLSRETHEVIALHHFGGCPNSGVRSDIVAERIAQHM; encoded by the coding sequence ATGAAACGAACCACCGTCATGGTGGCCGTACTGGCGGTTGTCGGCGCCGCCGCGATCGCGACGCCACTGCTGCTCGGCCCGATGGCCGAAGCGGACCAGCCGGAGCAGACGCCAAATCAGATCAGCCGGGAGGCTGAGACGGGTGTGCTCGAGATCGGGACCATTGAGGAGGTGGGCACGACCCTGTCGTACCTGACCTCGTCAAAGCAGGTCTTGACCTACCCGGAGGCCGAGTACGTCAAGGTGCACTTCTCACGCCTTGAGCTGATGCCCGGCGACTACGTCACGGTGTCCGATCCGGAGGGCACCGAGAGCCACCGCTACGAATCCAACGAGGTCGAGTGGGCGACGTCGATCAGCGGGGACACCGCGGTCGTCGAGTTGCACTCGACCAGCGGAGTGGTCTCGGACGTCCTGTCGCGCTATGGCATCAGCGTCGACAAGGTCGCTCGCGGCTTCTCGACCGGGGAACTCGCCCAGCGCGCGAAGGAGCGGCAGCGCACCGAGAGCGTCTGCGGCCAGGACGACCAGTTGGACGCGGTGTGTTACCAGTCCGACGAACCGAAGATCTACAAGAACTCGGCACCGGTGGCGCGGTTGCTGATCGGCGGCACCACGCTGTGCACGGCATTCCGGATCGGTGAGGAGAACCGGATGCTGACGAACAACCACTGCTTCGAGAACAACTCCCAGGCCCGCAGCACCGAGGTGTGGTTCAACTACTCCTGTGAGGAGTGCGGCAGCGGCACGGTCGGCACCGTCACCAAGGTGCGCGGCGAGAAGGTGCTGGACACCGACCGGACTTACGACTACACGCTGTTCACGGTGGATGATTTCAAGGCCGTGAAGAAGTTCGGTCACCTGAACCTGGCGACCCGGCAGGCCCGCGCCGGGGAGGAGCTGTACATTCCGCAGCACCCGGGCGGGGCACCGACTCAGATCGCGCTGAACTCCGACGCCGACGGGGGTGCCTGCCGAGTCGAAGACCCGACCTTCGACGGTTACGCCTACGACAGCGACGTCTCGTACTACTGCGACACGGCGTTCGGCTCCTCGGGTTCACCGGTGTTGTCCCGCGAGACGCATGAGGTCATTGCGCTGCACCACTTCGGGGGGTGCCCCAATTCGGGCGTGCGCTCCGACATCGTCGCTGAGCGGATCGCTCAGCACATGTAG
- a CDS encoding helix-turn-helix domain-containing protein, with protein MADRDIGEFIRDMRRNAKVSLRQLADQAGVSNPYLSQIERGLRKPSAEVLQQIANALKVSTPLMYLRAGLLNQKDGQGTLAAIAADNGLTTRQKQTLTEIYEAFRRENLRNEGADLDDENTEPVVFDADVAAMADDLMDEEDLAEEAETSKPAKASQSHEESTPEELAPPRATPAGRPGRARARRRNAAS; from the coding sequence ATGGCCGATCGAGACATAGGCGAGTTCATCCGGGACATGCGACGCAACGCGAAAGTATCGCTGCGGCAGCTGGCCGACCAAGCCGGCGTCAGCAACCCGTACCTGAGCCAGATCGAACGTGGCCTGCGCAAACCCAGCGCCGAGGTGCTGCAACAGATCGCCAACGCGCTGAAGGTCTCCACTCCTTTGATGTATCTGCGCGCCGGGCTTCTCAACCAGAAGGACGGGCAGGGAACCCTCGCCGCCATCGCCGCCGACAACGGTCTCACCACGCGTCAGAAGCAGACGCTCACCGAGATCTACGAGGCGTTTCGGCGGGAGAACCTCCGCAACGAGGGCGCCGACCTCGACGACGAGAACACCGAGCCGGTCGTGTTCGACGCGGACGTCGCCGCCATGGCCGACGACCTGATGGACGAGGAAGATCTGGCCGAGGAGGCGGAAACCTCGAAACCGGCCAAGGCTTCGCAATCTCATGAAGAATCCACACCGGAGGAGTTGGCGCCACCGCGCGCCACTCCGGCTGGACGTCCTGGTCGCGCGCGAGCTCGTCGACGCAACGCGGCGTCATAG
- a CDS encoding dihydrofolate reductase family protein, protein MGIVSCSITVSADGFVAGPNQSVDNPLGENAEQLHRWQFEQREENADEVASLVNAGAYIMGRKMFGPDRGEWDLEWTGWWGEDPPYHAPVFVLGHRPRASVEMAGGTTFHFVTEGIEVALERAKAVAGDRNVAIAGGASTVNQYLAAGLIDELRLHVAPVILGSGERLFDGVGPLKLTPIARSGTDLVTHIRYRLGE, encoded by the coding sequence ATGGGTATCGTCAGCTGCTCCATCACGGTCTCGGCCGACGGATTCGTCGCCGGGCCGAACCAGAGCGTCGACAATCCGCTCGGTGAGAACGCCGAGCAGCTGCACCGCTGGCAGTTCGAGCAGCGCGAGGAGAACGCCGACGAGGTCGCCTCCCTGGTCAACGCCGGCGCCTACATCATGGGCCGCAAGATGTTCGGCCCCGACCGGGGCGAATGGGACCTGGAGTGGACCGGCTGGTGGGGTGAGGATCCGCCGTACCATGCCCCCGTCTTCGTGCTCGGGCATCGGCCGCGTGCCTCGGTGGAGATGGCCGGGGGCACCACGTTCCACTTCGTCACCGAGGGCATCGAGGTGGCCCTGGAACGGGCGAAGGCCGTTGCCGGGGACCGCAATGTGGCGATCGCCGGCGGGGCGTCGACCGTCAACCAGTACCTCGCCGCCGGGCTCATCGACGAGTTGCGCCTGCACGTCGCGCCGGTCATTCTGGGGTCGGGCGAGCGTCTGTTCGACGGTGTCGGCCCGCTGAAGCTCACACCGATCGCCCGTTCGGGAACCGACCTGGTCACCCACATCCGGTACCGGCTCGGGGAGTGA
- a CDS encoding S8 family serine peptidase, with product MDERYHNATPPPMTTPENATGTSASPWPVILLIYSIIAGVGIIVAASISQIDGWETMQIMLYLAMPVPTDHWPVLTAVLAGIAALLSFPLIVSRRFPRSVIVGVTWLIAAVALALLGLTRVIPIAVSEAGMVVQAVACLILAAILWPWWRIRGESPVDPDRGTRAAGAAWWAACAGGLMIVPWAWAGALGSLWDTVSAAVLAVAFAVLCGVLLGDRFWSRFAVVSTARRILGGGAAAGIALLLLATGIGGGGLHLLTMVTVPALGFALAALMRRSVRTGRIVMAATAPAAFGPLAFADADEFLPLILGPDFGNWLVFAALFAVVIGWLSGAIYTVTAPRINGLPAVGAGSLVIVIAIVAGMNAIAQPGFHGEKLLVVMTEQADLSGISGDRGQRLSLVHQRLVATAETSQAELRAELDDSGMDWRPFYLLNAIEVDAEAWNRGWLEDRDDVAAVLLNPQNRPVPAEEPAQTGDVTVSGRPQPNIEQVNAPAVWGSSDGAGITIGIADSGVDPDHPAYADRFRGGDDSWFDPVRGTREPVDPHGHGTHALGLALGSEGVGVAPGADWMACSNLPRNAGNPADYLSCLEFMFAPFAPDQDSFADGDPMRAAHIVTNSWGCPPVEGCDPTVFGPAMRALTTGGVFVVVAAGNSGPTCGSAATPPANYPEVFSVGAVDENGEVAEFSSRGPVPGATAKPDAMAPGEVTGTEGVISSLPGGGYGRMSGTSMAAPHVAGAVAVLWQARPELVGDVAATAELLRATASPVTVAKGAAIDACDGSANTVGAGLIDVAAAVGS from the coding sequence GTGGATGAGCGATATCACAACGCGACGCCCCCGCCGATGACAACGCCCGAGAACGCCACGGGAACATCGGCCTCACCATGGCCGGTGATCCTGTTGATCTACTCGATCATCGCCGGTGTCGGCATCATCGTCGCCGCGTCGATCAGCCAGATCGACGGCTGGGAAACCATGCAGATCATGCTGTACCTGGCGATGCCGGTGCCGACCGACCACTGGCCGGTCCTGACGGCGGTGCTCGCCGGTATCGCGGCGTTGCTCTCGTTCCCGCTCATCGTGTCGCGGCGATTCCCCCGGTCGGTGATCGTCGGAGTGACCTGGCTGATCGCGGCGGTGGCCCTGGCGTTGCTGGGGCTGACCCGGGTCATTCCCATCGCGGTCAGCGAAGCCGGCATGGTCGTGCAGGCCGTCGCCTGCCTGATCCTGGCGGCGATCCTGTGGCCCTGGTGGCGGATACGCGGCGAGTCTCCGGTGGATCCCGACCGCGGCACCCGCGCCGCCGGTGCCGCCTGGTGGGCGGCGTGCGCCGGTGGCCTGATGATCGTGCCGTGGGCGTGGGCCGGTGCCCTCGGCAGTCTGTGGGACACCGTGTCGGCCGCGGTACTCGCGGTGGCGTTCGCGGTGTTGTGCGGTGTCCTCCTCGGTGATCGCTTCTGGAGCCGGTTCGCCGTGGTGTCGACCGCGCGCCGCATCCTCGGCGGTGGTGCTGCCGCCGGTATCGCGTTGTTGTTGCTGGCCACCGGAATCGGCGGTGGCGGACTGCACCTGCTGACCATGGTCACCGTCCCGGCGTTGGGCTTCGCCCTGGCGGCGCTGATGCGACGCAGTGTCCGCACCGGACGGATCGTGATGGCGGCGACGGCTCCGGCGGCGTTCGGGCCGTTGGCGTTCGCCGACGCCGACGAGTTCCTGCCGCTCATCCTGGGGCCCGACTTCGGCAACTGGTTGGTGTTCGCGGCCCTGTTCGCGGTGGTCATCGGGTGGCTGAGCGGCGCGATCTACACCGTGACCGCGCCCCGGATCAACGGGCTACCCGCGGTCGGCGCCGGAAGTCTCGTCATCGTCATCGCGATCGTGGCGGGGATGAACGCGATAGCGCAGCCGGGTTTCCACGGCGAGAAACTCCTGGTGGTGATGACCGAACAGGCCGACCTGTCGGGGATCTCAGGTGACCGGGGGCAACGGTTGAGCCTGGTGCATCAGCGGCTCGTCGCGACCGCCGAGACCAGCCAGGCCGAGCTGCGGGCCGAACTCGATGACTCCGGAATGGACTGGCGGCCGTTCTACCTGCTCAACGCGATAGAGGTGGACGCCGAGGCCTGGAATCGCGGGTGGTTGGAGGACCGCGACGACGTGGCCGCGGTGCTCTTGAACCCACAGAATCGGCCGGTGCCGGCGGAGGAACCGGCCCAGACCGGGGACGTCACGGTGTCCGGTCGCCCGCAGCCCAACATCGAGCAGGTCAACGCCCCCGCCGTCTGGGGTAGCTCCGACGGTGCCGGGATCACCATCGGGATCGCCGATTCCGGGGTCGACCCGGATCATCCCGCGTACGCCGACCGGTTCCGGGGTGGCGACGACTCGTGGTTCGACCCGGTGCGCGGCACCCGGGAACCGGTGGACCCGCATGGTCACGGGACCCACGCGCTGGGGCTGGCACTGGGATCGGAGGGCGTCGGGGTCGCGCCCGGCGCCGACTGGATGGCCTGTTCGAACCTGCCCAGAAACGCCGGAAACCCGGCCGATTACCTGTCCTGTCTGGAGTTCATGTTCGCGCCGTTTGCGCCCGATCAGGACTCGTTCGCCGACGGGGATCCGATGCGGGCGGCTCACATCGTCACCAACTCGTGGGGCTGTCCGCCCGTCGAGGGTTGTGACCCGACCGTGTTCGGACCCGCCATGCGGGCACTGACGACCGGAGGGGTGTTCGTGGTGGTCGCGGCCGGAAACAGTGGACCCACCTGCGGTTCGGCGGCCACCCCGCCGGCCAACTACCCCGAGGTGTTCTCGGTGGGAGCCGTGGACGAGAACGGTGAGGTCGCCGAGTTCTCCAGCCGCGGCCCGGTGCCGGGGGCGACGGCCAAACCGGACGCGATGGCGCCGGGGGAGGTCACCGGGACCGAGGGGGTGATCTCGTCGCTTCCCGGTGGTGGATACGGCCGCATGTCGGGCACCTCGATGGCCGCTCCGCATGTGGCCGGCGCGGTCGCGGTTCTGTGGCAGGCGCGGCCGGAGTTGGTCGGCGACGTCGCCGCCACGGCGGAGTTGTTGCGTGCGACCGCGTCGCCGGTGACGGTGGCCAAGGGCGCCGCGATCGATGCCTGCGATGGAAGCGCCAACACGGTCGGTGCGGGGTTGATCGACGTGGCGGCGGCAGTGGGGTCGTGA
- a CDS encoding FAD-dependent oxidoreductase: protein MRSEHFDVLIIGGGVTGAGAALDAASRGLRVALVEARDYAAGTSSRSSKLIHGGLRYLEQFEFGLVHEALTERGLMCDRLAPHLVKPLPFLAPLYSHFQRAYFGMGLAAYDTLQTAFNRGGALPRHRHLSKKGTRRQFPGLAPSKLKGAIRYYDAQTDDARYVVNLARTAASYGAAVATSTRVVGLNRDARQVTGARVADLETGQEFDISATTVIAATGVWSNDLTGMLGSKVGLRVRASKGVHLVVRRSAIAGDTAIILRTPSSVLFILPWGGHWIIGTTDTDWALDRAHPAASAIDVAYLLELANKALERPLSLDDVEGVYAGLRPLLSGEDEDTSQLSREHAVVEPMLGLLLVAGGKFTTYRIMAKDAVDRAARRLHGVPKSRTADVPLLGADGYQAAWRDRSEIAARAGLSTGVIEHLLGRYGTMTFDLLRMMRDQPDLKLPVEGAPEYLAAEIVHAVRAEGALHADDVLTRRTRISVETPHRGENSVEHVVSLMAGELGWTEDDKQREISHYLARVAAERDSQRQPDDATADAARLGAEDVRGKSMSGKSGRALSN from the coding sequence ATGCGTAGTGAGCATTTCGATGTGCTGATCATCGGTGGCGGAGTCACCGGTGCCGGTGCCGCACTGGACGCGGCGAGCCGTGGCCTGCGAGTGGCCTTGGTCGAGGCCCGTGACTACGCGGCGGGCACGTCGAGTCGGTCCAGCAAGTTGATCCATGGTGGACTCCGATACCTGGAGCAGTTCGAGTTCGGACTCGTCCACGAGGCCCTGACCGAGCGCGGTCTGATGTGCGACCGGCTGGCCCCCCACCTGGTCAAGCCGCTGCCGTTCCTGGCCCCGCTGTACAGCCACTTCCAGCGCGCCTACTTCGGTATGGGCCTGGCCGCCTACGACACCCTTCAGACGGCGTTCAACCGCGGCGGCGCCCTGCCGCGCCACCGACACCTGTCCAAAAAGGGCACCCGTCGACAGTTCCCCGGACTGGCGCCGAGCAAGCTCAAGGGCGCGATCCGTTACTACGACGCCCAGACCGATGACGCCCGCTACGTCGTCAACCTGGCCCGCACCGCCGCCTCCTATGGTGCGGCGGTGGCGACCTCGACCCGCGTCGTCGGCCTGAACCGCGACGCCCGCCAGGTGACCGGCGCGCGCGTCGCCGACCTGGAGACCGGCCAGGAGTTCGACATCTCGGCCACCACGGTCATCGCCGCGACCGGTGTGTGGAGCAACGACCTCACCGGGATGCTCGGCAGCAAGGTCGGTCTGCGGGTGCGCGCCAGCAAGGGTGTACACCTCGTGGTTCGCCGCAGCGCGATCGCCGGGGACACCGCGATCATCCTGCGGACTCCGTCCAGTGTGTTGTTCATCCTCCCGTGGGGCGGTCACTGGATCATCGGCACGACCGACACCGACTGGGCGCTGGACCGGGCGCACCCGGCCGCCTCCGCCATCGACGTGGCCTACCTGCTTGAATTGGCCAACAAGGCGCTGGAGCGTCCACTGTCCCTTGACGACGTCGAGGGGGTCTACGCCGGTCTGCGTCCACTGCTGTCCGGTGAGGACGAGGACACCTCACAGCTGTCGCGCGAGCACGCGGTCGTGGAACCGATGCTGGGCCTGCTGTTGGTGGCCGGTGGAAAGTTCACCACCTACCGGATCATGGCGAAGGACGCGGTGGACCGGGCGGCTCGCCGCCTGCACGGGGTTCCGAAGTCCCGCACCGCCGACGTCCCGCTGCTGGGCGCCGACGGCTACCAGGCGGCATGGCGGGATCGCAGTGAGATCGCCGCACGGGCCGGCCTGTCGACCGGTGTGATCGAGCACCTGCTCGGCCGCTACGGCACCATGACGTTCGATCTGCTGCGCATGATGCGCGACCAGCCGGACCTGAAGCTGCCGGTCGAGGGCGCGCCGGAATACCTGGCCGCCGAGATCGTGCACGCGGTTCGCGCCGAGGGTGCCCTGCACGCCGACGACGTGTTGACCCGGCGCACCCGTATCTCGGTGGAGACACCGCATCGTGGTGAGAACTCGGTGGAGCACGTCGTGTCGTTGATGGCCGGTGAGCTGGGTTGGACCGAGGACGACAAGCAGCGCGAGATCTCCCACTACCTCGCCCGGGTGGCCGCCGAACGTGATTCGCAGCGGCAACCCGACGACGCGACCGCCGACGCGGCCCGGTTGGGTGCCGAGGACGTCCGCGGCAAGAGCATGTCCGGCAAGTCCGGACGCGCACTGTCGAACTGA